In Chaetodon trifascialis isolate fChaTrf1 chromosome 23, fChaTrf1.hap1, whole genome shotgun sequence, the following proteins share a genomic window:
- the LOC139351175 gene encoding protein S100-P-like: MTQLETAMAILMKTFDTYAAAEGSKESLSKTEVKTLLEKELPGLLQAAKNQEEVDKLLKSLDFNGDSEVDFSEFVVLVAALTCACHDRCPQK; this comes from the exons ATGACCCAGCTCGAGACAGCCATGGCTATCCTGATGAAGACCTTTGATACATACGCCGCCGCCGAAGGCAGTAAGGAGTCCCTGAGCAAAACCGAGGTCAAAACCTtgctggagaaggagctgcCCGGACTGCTCCAG GCAGCGAAGAACCAAGAGGAGGTGGACAAGCTGCTGAAAAGCCTGGACTTTAATGGAGACTCTGAGGTCGACTTCAGTGAATTTGTGGTGCTGGTTGCCGCTCTCACTTGCGCCTGCCATGACCGCTGTCCCCAGAAGTGA